One Klebsiella electrica genomic window, TGTCCGTTTTGGAGCAGATTGAACTTAATAATCACCATATCGATTTCATGATTGCTCTTATTGGTACCTGTTCCGGTTATATTCTTCAGGCCGTTTGGTGTGTCAGCGAGCTGAAGACTGGTGAGTTCAACATCTTTACTTATATTTTCTGCAAATACGGCCCCTGAAAACCCGGCGAAAAGGATAGAAATTATAGCGATTTTTCTTAACATTTATTAATCTCCATGAGCAAGAACAATATTACTGTATAATGGAAGTGTTTATTTGTTAATGACTGTTTTGTATTATATCCAAAAAGAAGTTGTCGTTTTATGAGGTGGGAACTCTAATTTATCTGATGGTTGATTTGATCTTTCCCCATTGCAAAGATATCCTAGAGTATGCTCATAAAGGGATAACTCATGCTTCTGTACAATTGGATTGAACACACAAATGATTTATATGCTATGAGATTTTTTGTTGTCCACAGGTTTTGGGATATGTAAGATTTGAAACCTGTGCTCATCCCGTTGCGAAAAATATAAATATGATTTTTTTGAAAAATTCAACTCCTCTGATTTGAATAAATTTATTTAATCTACTTTGTCACAAATGACCGCTACTCTGAGAATACAATATTGGCCAGCCTTGTCTTTCAGCTTCGGCTATTAGTTCGGGGGATGGATTGACAGCACAGGGATGACCAACCAACTGTAACAGCTCAATATCAGAAATATGATCACCATAAGCATAGCATTCTGCAAGCTGTTGATCATGATTTTGAGCGTAATGTCGGGCATATACGGCTTTATGATAACCAATGGAAACCTTAGTTAGCTCACCTGTATAGAAACCATTTGATACGATTGGTTCGGAGCATATCGAGTTTTTTACTTCCAACGCCTCCATTGCAGGGTGGATAATATCTGTCATTGCCCCGGAAACGAACACTACATCGTCATTTCGAGACTGATGGTATTTGATTTTTTTTACAACCTCAGAGTTGAAATTATAACATCCTTTATTGAATGATTTTTTAGCTAACATTCTAATCTGGAATTGTTCTTCACCTTTAAAGAGTGAATAATAATATCGGTTAATATCCTCGCGATCCTGCCCTGCGTTACTGAGTTCATGAATTTTTTTCATTATTTGAGATAACGATAATCCACATTTTAACTGAAAGTGTTCGGAATATTCCCGCAGGAATACGAACATGCTTTTTCCCGTTATAACGGTTTCATCAAAGTCAAAAAAAGCAATACTCATAATTTTAGATTCCGGTTAAATACTGACAAGATAGTTTTTATGGCAAAGAGATGCTTGCTCACATTCTTTTTTAGTTATGTAGTTAAGGTCATATACACAGAAGGTAAAACATACTTCTGCTTTCTTCGTACCTGTCTGTTCAAAACAGACAGTACATTCACATGCAAACTTACCATGTGATGAGCTTTTTTCGATAAAACGTTTAAAGTAACAGTTACAGGTAATGGAAATACGAAAGATGAAAACGAAACATTCAGCGATGTTAGTGTGAAATATTTTTCCGAAATCGTAATTCCTGCCTCCTGGAGTAAGTATTTCTCGGAAGTGGCGATGATAGTTTGTCTTGCCGCTTCAATAAGAACCATTCCTTGAATATGCTGACCCGTTTGATGATCGCATAATAATTCGGATGAATCTTGCAAAATCAATTTTGCACTGTAATTGTTACTATCTATTCTTTCGGGTGAGGTGATAAGGATATTTTCTTTTTTGCGTTTATGAACCAGCTTTTGATGATCTCTGTTATTTTGATAATAGAGTTCCTGCAGATTAACTATCTCATTGATTTTATCAGGGTAATGTTGACGAATGATGCAAATGGTTCGTGATATGTCGTCGAGTTCAACTCCTTGGCCGATGATGATTTTCTTAACATTTTGAATTTCACCAGACCAGACAAAACGTTCAAATTCGTTTACGGTCAGTACGTTTTCATTTCTTTCTGCGAAGTCTGTAAACTTCTCACCAACTACAATTAATTTTTCCATGTATCACCTCTCAGACGTTTTTCAAAATAAGTGCTATGCCCATACCACCGCCGATACACAACGATGCCAGTCCCGTTCCCTTTTTCTCACGATGCATTGAGTGAATCAAAGAAACGACTATACGGTTTCCAGAACAGCCCAGAGGATGACCAAGTGCAATGGCGCCGCCATTGATATTTAGTTTTTCTAAAATTTCGCTTTCCTGAACGTTATGTTCATGTGAGAGATTTTTGACGACGCCAATAACCTGGGCGGCAAAAGCCTCGTTGATCTCGAAGAGTTCAATATCCCTAAGAAGAAAGCGAGAACGGAGTAACGCATTTTGTATTGCTGGGACAGGCCCCAACCCCATGACTTTGGGATCAACACCTCCTTCACCAAATGATAAAATCTCAGCCATAGGGTTTAAGTTGTATTTCTTTACAGCCTCTTCTGATGCAAGGATCACAGAAGAAGCTCCATCATTAATACCAGACGAATTACCCGGCGTAACAGTACCGTCAGTCTTGAACACCGGTTTTAGTTTTTCAAGTTGTGCTAAAGAGATATCATGCCTGATATGCCCATCTTCTGTAACAAAAGTTGTTCCCCGTTTGTCTTGTACGGGCACAGGGATGATTTCAGATGAGAACAGTCCAGCCTTACTGGCACCTGAAGCTTTCTTATGGCTATTGAAAGCATATTCATCCTGTTCTGATCTTGATATTTTATATAGATCTGCAATAGATTCTGCCGTTTCTCACATTGGAATATGGGAAATTGCGTCAGTTAAACCATCTGTCTGGATGGAATCTACAGTCTGGAAGTTCCCATATTTAACACCAAATCTGATATCACCTTTTAGCAGGTAAGGGGCCTGACTCATGTTTTCCATACCAGCGGCTACAACGATATCCGAATATCCACATTGTATATGGTTCATTCCTTCAAAAATGCTTTTCATCCCACTGCCACATATCATGTTCAGCGTATAGGCCACCTTTTCTGCCGGGATTCCAGCTTTCAAGGCTACCTGGCGTGCTGGCCCCATGCCTTGCCCGGATGACAATACTGTTCCACATATCACCTCATCAACCCATTCCGGTTGGATTTTGGCTTTTTCCAGATTGCTTTTAACTGTTAAAGTTGCGAGTTCAACAGCGGATACAGGTTTTAATGCCCCAAGAAAGCTGCCGACAGGGGTACGGCATGCAGACACTATATAAACTTTTTCCATGATAATTCCTGGTCATATAAAAACGAAAGATATTTGGTTAAATCTGATTCGTTACCAGTAAATCCAATGTATCCATCTGGATTAAGAACGGTATACTCATCATTTTCTATGTTAAGTAACTTCATAAAATCAAAATCATCTTTTTCTACGGAGAAAAATCTGATGTATGAATTATTCTTTATTAGTGAAAGTGAAGAGCATTCTTTTTTAGTTGAGAAAATAATAACCTTGCCCGTAGCAAAAGCATCGTATGTGTTTTTAAATCCATATTTGTTGGATGTGAAATCAAAATATGGCACATGGTGCCCAGCCATACTCTCTGGTAAAGATTCCTGGATTGCCGAAAAACCAGCGTATTTTAGTGGTAAATCCTGTCGATAAAAATTACGGTTACAGTATTCGGGATAATAAACCGCATCAACACTTTTTTTGGGTAAAATCCCCGCAATCAGGCCCGTGTCATAGTCCGTCGAATTCAGGACTTGTTTTACAGCGGTGAAGCGTTGAGAACTGTATGTGTTTAATAGTTCAGCAGTTGCAAATCCTTTGATATAAAATGCGAGTTTCCAGGAAAGGTTTACAGCATCCTGAATCCCGGTATTCATTCCTTGTCCACCAATCGGACTAAACAGGTGGTATGAGTCTCCAGCAAGAAATACATTTCCCTTATGGTTTGCGTCAGCAATTCTGTTATAGAAGTTTGCACTTGATGACCATATCAAATCACACGCTGTACCTACCTGATTGTAGTATTTTGAAAGATAATAATTTATCTCCTTTAGATCTGGCACTGGGCGAGGAGACGGCAATTTTCCTTCTTTTTTAACAACAATCCTGACCATGTTATTCGGCATTGGCAGGAAAATAAGGAATCCTGACTCATCGATGTGATATGACGTCCCCGGTAAATCCACTTTATTATCAAACAATACATCTGCCATAACAAAATGCATGTCATAATCATGCCCGGCAAAACCAATGTTTGCTAATTCTCGGACGGTACTGGCAGCGCCATCAGCGCCAATAATGAAATTATATGGTAACGTATACTCTTTTTTGTTTTCATCTAAAAGCGATGTTTTATAAACTCCATTTTCTTTCGTCCAGGATATCAGCTTATGCCCGCGTTTAACACGGTGTCCGAAGCTGTAAAGGTAATCCTCAAGTAAACCCTCTGTCTCCGGTTGAGGGATGCTAACATGGAATTTATAACATGAAGGTATATACTTGTTATTTATATGAAGAAATTTGTTGTTCTTATAATAAGCATGTATTGAATCAACCTTTCGACCCTTTTCTATTAATTTTTCTGAAAGGTTTAATCCGTGGAATGCCTTGATGGTAGCGGGGCTTACACTCAAGGCTTTAGAGTACGTTGTGCTCTCTGTATTTTTATCAATAATATCAAAATCGATATTGTACTTATTCAGGTAGCAACCCGTCATTAAGCCTACAGGACCGGCGCCTACAATGAGAATTTTTTTCACGATAATACCTCTCTATATGCCCCGGGTGGGGCATATGAGTGCTGACTAATTAATATCCATTACGGATAAACATCACCTTCAATACGGCGGTCACCAGCGACATTGCAGATATGCCAGTAGGGATAAGGTTTTTCTTTATCACTCACTTTGTTGAGAATATCAATTTCCTCCTGGGTGAGATCCCAGGAAAGTGCAGCAATATTATCTTCAAGCTGCGAGAGTTTTGTTGCGCCAATGACAAGAGAAGTGATCCCTGGTCGGGTACGTAGCCAGTTAAGGGCCACCTGAGCAACGGTGGAATTATGCTGTCTTGCGATTTCTTGCATGACTTCCAGTGTCTGGTAAGCCTGCTCGCGGTTAGCTATAGGAGCTGATTCAAAGGGGGTGGCGTTCGCGAGGCGACTGCCCTCAGGGAAGGCCTGGTTGCGCGGATATTTCCCGGTCAGGAATCCTCCAGCGAGAGGACTCCAGACTGTAATTCCAACGTTCTGATCGACACTCAGTGGGACGATTTCATGCTCAAGCTCTCTCGCTGCAATATTGTAATATCCCTGATATACGCAGAATTTTTCCAGTCCGAGGCGTTCAGAAATGCCCAACGCTTTGCCAGTTGCCAGGCTGCGTAGTTAGACACACCGATATAACGGACTTTCCCTGCACGGATCAGATTGTCGAGGGTTCGCAGAGTATCCTCCAGTGATGTACGAGGATCAAAGCCATGCAGGTGATATATATCGATATAATCAGTTTTAAGGCGCTTCAGACTATCTTCGACTGCATTGATAATGTGGTAACGAGAGGCTCCCAGGGAGTTCGGATTAGGGTCTGTTTGCCAGCGGCCTTTGGTGCCGATGATGACTTTCTGACGATTTCCCTTTAGAGCATTACCCAGCAGTTCTTCACCCTGACCATTTTTATAGCAGTCAGCTGTATCGAAAAAGTTGATCCCGGCATCCAGCGCTTTGTAGACGAGGTCATAAGCGGTGTTTTCCGGAACAACACCAAATTCAGACCAGTTACGCCCTGGCGCACCAAGGAAAGCCCCTTTTTCACCAAAAGTCATGGCACCAAAGCACAATTCAGATACTGATAGTCCTGTTGAACCTAAATAACGATATTTCATATTAACTCTCTTACCTTAAATGAACTACAGGGTTGCATAAGCGATTATGAAGCCGGTGGCAGTTAACAGCGCCCCCGCTAACGGAATATGGGAAAGTGATACGCCGTAAGTGATGAGTAATCCGCCAAACCAGGCACCGGCAGCGTTGCCTAAATTAAATGCAGCAATGTTACAGGAAGACACCATACTTTTTGATATATCACTGCTATCGAGTGCCTGAACCTGTAATGGTGGAATTGTTGAAAACATAGCCATTCCCAGTAAAAAAACCGCGATACAGGCAGTTGGTATTGTCAATATGGCAACAGGGAAGAAGCACAGCACAGCAATGAGAAAAGACAATGTGATGAGAAGCGCTTTTCGCGTTCCTTTATCGGTCAACCTTCCGCCAATGTGATTACCTGCCACCATGCCGATACCAAATAAAACAAGAACAGCTGGAATGTATTTTTCATTCAACTCTGTAACATTTTTTAGCATTGGTGCGATATAAGTGAATGCTGCAAATACGCCAGAAAAACAAAATGCTGTAATCAATAAACTTTTTAAAACCTTCGGATATATTATTACTTTTAATTCATTCTTTATTTTTACAGTGTTTTCATTTTTTGTTTCCAGGTTAGGGACAAAAACCATTACGGATATTGCTGATAATATACCGATAATGGTCACCATAAAAAAAGTGTATCGCCAGCCAAACAGTTGTCCTACCCATGCGCCAAGAGGGACTCCCATAATGTTGGCTAATGTCGCGCCGAGAAACACGGCCGATACAGCAGAGGCTCTTTTATCTGGTGGTGCAAGTTCAGATGCGTACACTGAGCTGATCCCAAAAAAAGAAGCATGAGCGAAAGCGGTGATGATTCTGGCTATAATCAGAGTGGTAATGCTTCCTGAAATTCCACACCACAGATTACCTACAGAGAAGATGCACATCAGAAAAATAAGGGCTGGCTTCTTCTTATATCGACTAGGCAACGGGGTAAGTAAAGGTGCCCCGATAACTACACCAAATGCATAAGCGGTGATGGAATACGCCGCCAAAGTTATGGATATATTAAAGTCGTTGGCAACATTAAGAAGT contains:
- a CDS encoding AfsA-related hotdog domain-containing protein, with the protein product MEKLIVVGEKFTDFAERNENVLTVNEFERFVWSGEIQNVKKIIIGQGVELDDISRTICIIRQHYPDKINEIVNLQELYYQNNRDHQKLVHKRKKENILITSPERIDSNNYSAKLILQDSSELLCDHQTGQHIQGMVLIEAARQTIIATSEKYLLQEAGITISEKYFTLTSLNVSFSSFVFPLPVTVTLNVLSKKAHHMVSLHVNVLSVLNRQVRRKQKYVLPSVYMTLTT
- a CDS encoding MFS transporter, translating into MNTAVSRASGMPAAIYALSVGSFGIGTTEFVIMGLLLNVANDFNISITLAAYSITAYAFGVVIGAPLLTPLPSRYKKKPALIFLMCIFSVGNLWCGISGSITTLIIARIITAFAHASFFGISSVYASELAPPDKRASAVSAVFLGATLANIMGVPLGAWVGQLFGWRYTFFMVTIIGILSAISVMVFVPNLETKNENTVKIKNELKVIIYPKVLKSLLITAFCFSGVFAAFTYIAPMLKNVTELNEKYIPAVLVLFGIGMVAGNHIGGRLTDKGTRKALLITLSFLIAVLCFFPVAILTIPTACIAVFLLGMAMFSTIPPLQVQALDSSDISKSMVSSCNIAAFNLGNAAGAWFGGLLITYGVSLSHIPLAGALLTATGFIIAYATL
- a CDS encoding HAD family hydrolase; protein product: MSIAFFDFDETVITGKSMFVFLREYSEHFQLKCGLSLSQIMKKIHELSNAGQDREDINRYYYSLFKGEEQFQIRMLAKKSFNKGCYNFNSEVVKKIKYHQSRNDDVVFVSGAMTDIIHPAMEALEVKNSICSEPIVSNGFYTGELTKVSIGYHKAVYARHYAQNHDQQLAECYAYGDHISDIELLQLVGHPCAVNPSPELIAEAERQGWPILYSQSSGHL
- a CDS encoding FxLYD domain-containing protein — its product is MLRKIAIISILFAGFSGAVFAENISKDVELTSLQLADTPNGLKNITGTGTNKSNHEIDMVIIKFNLLQNGQIIGQAVDMVNHIEPGQTWKISAVYNSIALKPDSFKVTEVSVH
- a CDS encoding FAD-dependent monooxygenase — its product is MKKILIVGAGPVGLMTGCYLNKYNIDFDIIDKNTESTTYSKALSVSPATIKAFHGLNLSEKLIEKGRKVDSIHAYYKNNKFLHINNKYIPSCYKFHVSIPQPETEGLLEDYLYSFGHRVKRGHKLISWTKENGVYKTSLLDENKKEYTLPYNFIIGADGAASTVRELANIGFAGHDYDMHFVMADVLFDNKVDLPGTSYHIDESGFLIFLPMPNNMVRIVVKKEGKLPSPRPVPDLKEINYYLSKYYNQVGTACDLIWSSSANFYNRIADANHKGNVFLAGDSYHLFSPIGGQGMNTGIQDAVNLSWKLAFYIKGFATAELLNTYSSQRFTAVKQVLNSTDYDTGLIAGILPKKSVDAVYYPEYCNRNFYRQDLPLKYAGFSAIQESLPESMAGHHVPYFDFTSNKYGFKNTYDAFATGKVIIFSTKKECSSLSLIKNNSYIRFFSVEKDDFDFMKLLNIENDEYTVLNPDGYIGFTGNESDLTKYLSFLYDQELSWKKFI